CCGCGCCGCTGCGGACACGCCTTGAGCGCCGCGGTCTTGGTCTTGGTGACCTTGTCCTGGCGGCCCTTGCGGACCAGCTGCTGGATCGTGGGCATGGACCGTCTTTCTGTAGCGTTCGCGTCTTCGGGCACCCAGCCGGGCGCCGCAGGCACTGTGTACTTGGGTTCCTCCGTACCCCGAGGTCGGGCGTGTCGCCCGCTTCTGGGTCCTCCTGGCGACCACGAAAATCCATGGAGCGCCCATCAGAGATGAGAAGGAGTTCCGTGCTCTCGCCTCGGGTCCGGTGCACAGCACCTGCCCAGAGGCAGACGGAGCGGCCCGACGCTAGTCGGGCACGAGCAGCAAAGATACCTTCGCCTGCTCGCCCGGGTCAAAACGGGGGCCTGTTATCCACACGACGCGACCGGTCAGGCGTGCTGAGCCGGCACCGACGCCGCTTGTCCCAGGCTATCGCGCCAGGTCCGGGCCCCGCGGGCGGGGGTGCTCCAACTCCGGAGTGTGACGAGCGCGACGTCGCGGTCCACCCGACCGGTTCGCCGAATCCCGCCTCCCCCGCGCACGCGGAGCGAGAGACTCGACGCGGAGAGCGACGGGGGAAGGGGACGACGTGACCGAGGAGTTCGACCGCCTGGTCGAGCAGTTCGAGCGCTTCCAGGAGAACACCAGACGAGCGGAGAGCCGGCTCGCGGACTACGACGGGATGCGGGAGCGGATCGCCGATCTGGAGGCGACCGCCCACTCCCCCGGCCGCGACGTGACGGTGACCGCGGGCCCAGGCGGTTCGGTGAAGAACATCGAGTTCACCGACCGCGCGCTGCAGCAGAGCCCGCAGGCGTTGAGCGCAACCGTGATGGCGA
The window above is part of the Allokutzneria albata genome. Proteins encoded here:
- a CDS encoding YbaB/EbfC family nucleoid-associated protein, which codes for MTEEFDRLVEQFERFQENTRRAESRLADYDGMRERIADLEATAHSPGRDVTVTAGPGGSVKNIEFTDRALQQSPQALSATVMATLRTAVAAAARQQAAVVQEFVGDDMNVLDQVLQTQSEMLGVPVDQLTADLPGSAPPRSEYLRGLYNEDDL